In Rutidosis leptorrhynchoides isolate AG116_Rl617_1_P2 chromosome 2, CSIRO_AGI_Rlap_v1, whole genome shotgun sequence, one genomic interval encodes:
- the LOC139887618 gene encoding uncharacterized protein, translated as MLKQISVDMPLSQVLNESNNYGRYIKNLISSKGKFEEASAMFLHEECSKILESRDMPPKLGDPGKFLIPCSMGNSGVYDALADLGASVNLMPYSLNKRLNLGDLKPTRMGLKLGNQTFDTPSDIAEDLVVEVGEIKFPVDFVILDMPDDKEVPIILGRPFLNTADTIILVQRNKLNLDVGDKRVMIEMHPPPIKPIKSKSIETCFQIDIVEDDIEKYLNELL; from the coding sequence ATGTTGAAGCAAATAAGTGTGGACATGCCTCTTTCTCAAGTACTCAATGAAAGTAACAATTATGGACGCTACATCAAGAATCTCATATCCTCAAAAGGGAAATTTGAGGAGGCATCGGCTATGTTCCTACATGAGGAATGCTCCAAAATCTTAGAGAGTCGAGACATGCCTCCCAAATTGGGTGACCCGGGTAAATTTTTAATACCATGTAGCATGGGTAACTCTGGTGTGTATGATGCACTCGCGGATTTGGGCGCAAGTGTCAACTTGATGCCCTATTCTCTCAACAAAAGACTTAACCTAGGGGACCTAAAACCTACAAGGATGGGATTAAAACTTGGTAACCAAACTTTTGATACACCAAGCGACATAGCCGAAGACCTCGTGGTTGAAGTTGGTGAAATTAAGTTCCCGGTCGATTTTGTCATCTTGGACATGCCGGATGATAAAGAAGTCCCGATAATTTTGGGAAGACCGTTTTTAAATACCGCGGACACAATTATTTTGGTCCAAAGAAATAAATTAAATTTGGATGTGGGGGATAAACGGGTAATGATTGAAATGCACCCACCACCTATCAAGCCCATTAAGTCCAAAAGTATTGAAACGTGTTTCCAGATAGATATCGTGGAAGATGATATAGAGAAATATTTGAATGAGTTGTTA